The Sander lucioperca isolate FBNREF2018 chromosome 4, SLUC_FBN_1.2, whole genome shotgun sequence DNA segment tggaggatttacaccgtaatatttttatttgtaatcttctgcatgtctgagagtgtgtgtgctgctgtgtgtgtgtgtgtgtgtgtgtgtgtgtgtgtgtgtgtgtgtgtgtgtgtgtgtgtgtgtgtgtgctgctgtgcgtccctgtgtgtgtaacaagcatagtgtgcgcgctgtgcacgagcctaggagcattttactaatgctctgttaaaataacaatgaaatgctgcgttattgactttagaccaggtttttgttggtcaatggtaccatcacttcccgctgcctcaagatagcaatacgcccagaatgcacctgaacacacctccctgtaagaccagcacgcccagaatgcacctgaacacacctccctgtaagaccagcacgcccggaatgcacctgaacatacctctctgtaagaccagcacgcccagaatgcacctgaacacacctccctgtaagaccagcacgcccagaatgcacctgaacacacctctctgtaagaccagcacgcccagaatgcacctgaacacacctctctgtaagaccaggacgcccagaatgcacctgaacatacctccctgtaagaccaggacgcccagaatgcacctgaacatacctccctgtaagaccagcacgcccatgggccacagatgggcgcaggtccatttgttatttaaacgatgtgggcgctggacgggaaattaaCAACTgagtcggtcttaaactagcaaagacacttgcgtcgggctttgccctgcgccgggtgcaagatagggccccaaACCTGCCTCTCATGCTGCCTGTTAAATTCCATAAACGGCTCAGACTTTTCTTGAACCTTGTGGCCTGGAAAGTGGATACCAAAATCTTTTGGTTTTGTATTCTGTGCCAGTGTTTCCCCTCGGATGACTGCTTTAGCCTGGCGGATCGGCACGGCACTTATTTTAGAAGAAAATGCGTGACTTTTAAAGCTGGTACTCCTGTTATTTCCTTACAAGCATGTTGCATTTAAAGGTACACTATGAGTTCAGGCATGGTTTCAGCGTGAGGCATCtgtccttgatccgctagctgcctgccccctgaatacactggtGCACAGCCCGTGCCTCTAGCGtctgtttgacgtttacgacccctgtgttgtctcccgagaccgggctttttcacggtgtatTCAGGGAGCAGGCAgctgaaaaaaattaaatcgcgctgaaaccatgcaggaactcatagtgcacctttttaaaaggcagtttttttttttcaaattgagTCTGGCGCAGTTTTCACTCGACATAAAACGCTACATTGCATCACTTCCAGCAAACTTCACAGCGAACAATGAGGGCAAAACAGAACAGGATCACCGATCTGTTTTAACAGAATATTCTCAGCTAAAATCACCGAATCTGTGTCGTACATTACCGAGCCCATTCGTAACCGCCAGGCTACCGGCAACGTTATCTCCACTTAACCTTTTCAAGATAGCAGACAGTCAACAGTCCTGCTGTTACAGACGTGAACTAACCACAGGCAGTCGCCTTGTTCACAGACTCACGGCAATGCATCTCTGAAGTTCACGGCAGTGCAACGCTGAATAAATATAGGAGCAACACAATGGATATTTGGCGTTATTTTTGGTCTGGTGGGGGGGGTTCCCGTTGGTCTGGCGGCCCGCCAAGCCTGTACAGTTATAGGGGAAACTCTGTGAGAAAGTCTAGACCCTGTTGTGTGGCCAAAGTGTCTCTGATTACTGCAGTTGACTTTTGGGCTCTTGCCAGAAGTCACATCGACAGCTCTCAGGTGTCTCAGCACTCACCAAACCTCACTGGTATTTGACAAGGTGTCTGGGGTGACGGCCTGAAACAGGGAGCCATGAGCAGCGGGGGTCAGTCTGGCTGACGGGGGCTGCTCAGGGATATTTATGGGAGTTCCCCGATGCCGTCACTCCTAGACTCCCCCACCCTTATTCTTTCTTTCAGGAAAAGCAGTTCACTGCAGCTGCTTTCCCTGTTAAAATCAAAGCTGCCTTGCTGAAGTCACCCACTCAGCCCATCACAGAATAACCAATAAATTACATTATAAGGTACCCTGTGGAGCTTTTGCCCTCTAGAAGCGCTCTGGAGGCACCCCGTTTATAAGTGGGTCATCATTTTCTTTGTATCTTGCAAGCACAAGAGGGTGTGGGCGGCACaggcagagaaagaaaagactgCAAGCCAGTAAACATGACTGTAAACTATCTATCACTCCACAGGGCGTCTTTTAATGGTGTGTGACGATCTCATCCAAATGGTGCTTTTTAAGACACTTCTGGAGGAATCCCCACACATGGCTGTGTCACATTGGGCTTTTTTAAAGGCTACTAAAAAACAATCTGCTGCCATTCTTGCCTGTGCATATGTTCACTGGATGCATGAGCTCTGCTATTTCTATGCTCCTGGTCTATTTTTGCTGCAGCTGCTCTTCTGTTGTAGTTCTGACCAAGCAGTTGCTCAACACAAGTGTCTGCTGTTGTATTAAACCACACTTGCTATTTCCACCAGTAACCAGGGGTGTCACCAAATCAATTGAGGACTGAAATTTCAAGGATTGCAAcattaacactagaagtgccggaatcCCAGAACTgctagaactgccgtgagcggtcattttgaccgccaggttccaaactctataatctctcatgataaatacctaattgcgatattgtattatgtattgtgttaggatatctttagaaaaacgtaataacaccgaaatgtacattttaacgagtttaattatacgagtagtaatacgtgtttcaataattcatagtaaaccgtaattatgtCATACATTAATATTctgaaaaatatggtgtggaaattcatttaaCTTAATTCATAatagccaaataacaattaaaagtatcttatttgaacatttagctataacctaacctggcactgcctccgttttggtGTCTGCTGCGGTGGTCAGCGCTGCTCGGATTGGCGCCgcggcccttttttcctccataaactccgctctcagctcctctgccagctGCTGCATAAACttcctccggacaattttactgctggtgcactccttggagaggatgtgtgcaacgattccagccagttcgaggatgtataaagttatatgaacatgtaaacagccaccggccatctacgtgtacggcgcctttcacagagcgagcgcccggtgtttgccttctgattcagaactgagtccatccacgccgtagtatcctacgttaccgactctggctttgccttcggcccatcggtgatgcccacacttgttactcgagaccgctagttacgtttctctgacagagactatggtagttactaagcaaccgagatgcatcttcaaccgcgcgaaaaattaaaaacaataccgcgaaaatccgagcggtcaatatgaccgtatgtggccgaaataggtaaaagtaactgtattttctttgccttttgtgtaatgtatatacaAACAATTTTAAGTTAAAATGCAgacttttaggaaaagtcaggcagcagcaggattgtatttttttatttagcaaagttattacacatataaatttcaaaacggtcaaaatgaccgtcatggccgttctagtgttaaactGTAGCAATAATGAAATTaaggatgcaccgaatccaggattcggcttcggattcggctgaatattgggctttttgacgggttcggtttctgccgaaccttagaaccctacgcttgcactccgcgcgctacgctggtcggcgtaatgacggcgccgttgattacgggaaggtgtttacgtaggtggagcgttcaatgcagtaggctgtgagaaagtggaaatggaactggtgagcagaaaaagtgatgtttggcagtactttcagtcaaaagaaggcctttcaagtccagctacatgttcaatctgcaatgctgattagtctggtggtggcgaggaccctaaactatacacaacatcaccgctgttacaacatctggtaggaaacatctggaagaatacgagttgtgcatgaaggaatctacagacagcagccaaaatgcagcaacttcaggtacggtaaaggaaggacagtcactgtttacttcattcatgtgttcactgtgttcatggacagaggatgggacgaggatttgGCGTTCAGTTTCGGATTCGGCATTCGGCCGAACGTCAAAAATTCTGggttcggtgcatccctaaatgAAATACAACTTCTGTGTAAACCAGCTTTTCTGTTCAGTGTTTGCTGCTCAAGTCACTGTTTACTCAGGCCTTGTCTTCAACAACTggtttattttacagtttttattttacattcacATATTTACAGATTTCTTTGAATCATACGCAATCTTACcagtatttataaaaaaacaaataattggCCAAAGTGACCAGTAATTAACCAAAACACTTTCAGACAAGATAGAAAATTCTGTTAGCATCTATTAACTTTTTATACCCGGTATAACGAAATATACTGTGTTCTGTAGATACTGTAGGCATGTAATAGGCGTTCCACTTTATGACACaatgaaatacataaaaactAGATATTTTTGCAAATTGACTCAAACAGCATCTTAACATATTTGTtatcttttgtgttttctgcaagtgaaaataaatgtctgttggATACATGTAAGAAAAAATCATTAAAGTGTAAATCACCACAGTAAAAAGATAGAAAATTAAGATGCAAATTATGAATAGgtactagaggtgcaacgatgaatcgattagttgtcaactattaaattaatcgccaactattttgataatcgattaattgtttgagtcattttttttattaaaagaaataagatttctctgattccagcttgttaaatgtgaatatcttctagtttcttctctcctctgggacagtaaactgaatatcttttgagttttggacaaaacaagacgtttgaggacgtcctcttagtctttgggaaacactgatccacatttttcaccatgttttgacatttttatagatcaaacaactaatcgattaatcgaggaaataatcgacagattaatcgactatgcaaataatcgttagttgcagccttaatATGTACATTTCTACAAGACGTATACAAACTTTCCGTAGTGACAAGTAATTATCTAAACCACCTTTCAGACAAGATAGATCTGTTGGCATCTTTTCTATTTGTTAACTTGTCCATTAACCCTTACATACCAagtataacaacaacaacacatattTAGTTCTGTAGACAAAGCACCGCAGTAGATGACACATATacgcctttggtgtgggagatctgggttagagtcccactgtgatacatcaaccaatgtgtccctgagcaaggcactaaaCCCCTAGTTTCTTCAGAGGCGTGTTACCTCGGACATATATAGAAATTGtcagtcgctttggataaaaccgtcggctaaatgacatgtaatgtaaaaaaataggCAAAAAATGATAATTTGAGTAGGGTTTTTACCgctgccggtgcctgaaccaatacttaaaaaaatgggggaatagggtattttacaataactttgaatgcactacggggcttactagtttcaagtgaacgcaccacgtctgtgttgtttttccgacaacggcactACGGCAGCTGCACACTGCTTAACGTCCCGATGTTGGAATCCtacacagtgaaatacagacaccctttacaccgtttagctgtcagcattttaactagggatgtcccgatcaggtttttttgccctcgagtccgagtcatttgattttgagtatctaccgataccgagtcccgatccgatacttctataataattcaactttataatccctccagaccgcagacatactggcgctttccgcttcaagctgctcccgtgttctactttgccggcatttaaccaatagcgtctctgcaacaaagtgatgtcatgccgcacgcgttgctgtttctgtgtggagtcaaaagggtctaactctgggccaccgcataactatagatgtgttaaaaaataatgagaatatatatacatatatatcccagtcctgatcgggaggtaacgtccgattccgatcgagtctgaaaccacgtgatcgggcccgatttccgatcacgtgatcggatctggacatccctaattttaaccgtgtttaatccagctgctagctaacggtaggctaacgttacctgctgccaagtgaagtgttaactagcgtcacgtgcagcgatgctcccgttgcctctaacgtctgtttcagagcatcgtAGAGCagatttaagtggcaccgaaatccgcgttgcacttcggtccggtagatagcggtcgtttaggcaccggtgccatattagcaccaagtttcggtacccaaccctaaattTGAAGCAGTTTGGGATATGTGGTGTCGCGGCAGCAGTTAGGTCTATCGCCTCATATCAAGACGGTTCTGGGTTCGAAGCCGCTGGCCAGCTTGTGGccttctgtgtggagtttgcatgttctcccaaTGTCAGCGTTGGGTTTTCTCCGAGGTCCTCTGGCTTTTTCCTGTGCTGCCCCTATAAGGCACTGGTGTCCAAGGTGTACCCCGCTTCTCGGCCAGTGACAGCTGGGATCAGCTTCAGCCCCCTAGCGACCCTGTAAAGGTAAAATAAACGTCTGTTGGTTTACCGTAGGTTTGAATGGCGTGAGACATAATGCAGTGTTGAGGAGATAAATGCCTACGTAATGGGATACAtgtgtataataaaaaaaaatcttactctgacaggagagatgatcaGAGGTGCAGAGTTTTTGCCGCCCTCATTACCGTCGGGACTGAAGTATGggaagagtttctcagtgaaggagcagccagtaaaggagtagataagagctgcagcatctacgtcataaaaggagaccagaccctcctcataatccacaaacacccccaccttctgaggaggagacttcagagagagaaggactgaAGGGTCATCAAGAGCTTCGTACTCATTTTCATTTGCCATCCATATAATCCAGTAACCATCCTCAGGGCTCAGTGTGATGCTTCCCTTCCTGTTGATCGACTCTCTGGCCACTCCTAAATCCCATTCAGTCTTTCCTTTAACTTGAACCTCAAAGTAAAATCTGCCTGAAAAGAAACTCTGCTTTCCTAAAACACAAGCACAATAAGAAAATCTCTCTGGGTTGTCTGGGAGATTCTTCTTTACATCACCATAATTCACTTGTTTCCTatcatcagacaggatgagatagggatgtgctgtatcaggatcaagagtcacatccactgcatactgctggaccctcttcagttcagcttcaagcagcttcttcatctctTCACTGAGTGTCTCCTCCAGCTGAACCACAGCTTTCACCACAGTCCCCTCATATGATGATGGACGGACGCTGACCTCTGTCCAGTCCTCAGTGGGTGGAGGTTGTTGGATGTTTAGGGACTGGACActctggagaagatggaggtggtcttcagagcgtaacacctgctccacctcagtgcttctcttcatcagctcagagatttcctgttccagctctttgatgaaagcttcagcctgtttttctgttgttttctgcttctctttgatcGTGTCGATGAGCTCATTCAGGCCTCTCTCAACAGACTCCTTCAGAGAAgtgaagacctgaacaccttctgctatctctctgtctgcatcttcctcactgaggtcgactgagtgtttgatctcctgaatcttcagtcgtctcttctggatcatctgctgAATTTCAGCCTCTGTCTTCCCCAGCTCTACCTTCTTTTCTTCATATTCTTCTTTCAGAGGAACAAAATCATGCATCTTGTGGTCTAAAACAGTGCAGATCATGCAGACACATGTCTGGTCGGTCTTACAGAACAGCTCCAGAGGTTTATCGTGCTTCGTACACATCCTGCCTTCCAGGTTCTCCACAGGGTCGATCAGCTGATGTCTTTTCAGACGTGAAGCTGTCAGATGAGGTTCCAGGTGAGTCTCACAGTAGGAGGCCAGACACACCAGGCAGGACTTGAGGGCCTTCAGTTTGGTTCCAGTGCAGACGTCACAgggaacttctcctggtttggacacttgttgctctgagctgctgctgctggctttctGTTGAGCTGACTGTCTGAACTGAGCAACCATCTCAGAGATGAAAGTGTTGACTCTCAGATCAGGTCTTGTGGTAAAACCCTCCTTGCACATTGGACACAGGTACTGGTCATTAGCATCCCAGTGTTCATTGATGCAGTTCTTGCAGAAGTTGTGACCACATAGTATGGTGACAggatcagtgaacacatccagacagatggagcacagaaactgatcttCAGATGGCAGATAGTTTGCAGCAGCCATATCTACAcatagggtaaaaaaaaaaagaaaaacattttatttaaaatagtttttattatagtatatacagtatgttatacTTGAAAAATACTTGTACAGTAGTACAGTAGGTCATTTTTAATTGCATACATGCATGCACGTTTTGATAGGGATGGGATATTTGCGCCATGCTTCAAGCAGCCAACATAATTTTAGTCACTCTGATGGTGCATACACACCGAACAAGCTTCACACAAATTCAGCGGCGCACTTACATACAAAGTCAATGCAGAGATTCACGTAATTCACACTAGGAATTTGCGTGAGTTGAAATATTTGAACTCAAGAAAAAGATTTGCCCTATATCTCTTGTAGTCAGGTGTACTTTACCATCTGTTATGCAGAAGAGCAGCAAACCGTAGCAGCTTGTAATGTTTCTCTCACAGGAATAGACTGCAGTCAAGCTCACCGCCGCTCTTATTTCTGTGGTAAAACTAGCCGCcgcttaaagcgtaactctcgccaaaatgcaacctagggtctttttgtgaatgtactcaagtcaaactttaatttaaaaacataattaggacgaaagcgccacttttaactttctactgatattttctttcaactaacacaaaaaaaatatgtctatcgcgatatgttgcagcctttcgcgatgtgtatattgcgccagttgataatGCGATAAcgataaaaaaacgatatattgtgcagccctagatgAGATCGTATATGGCAGAGTTAAGCCTCGTCCACACGTACACAAGTATTTTTATAAAGTTTTTTCTCcttcgatttaaaaaaaaaatctcatccACACAAGCAAGGTTTAAAAAAACCTCCGTCCACATGAAAACGTAAAGACATGCTATCAAGTGGTGTCAAGAACATGCCAAACCAACAGGTAGCGATATAACCCTAACCGTTAAGccatgttggccaatcagaagccTGAAGTTCCCATAGAGGTCCGACCGGGTCTTGTCTGCCTCGTCCCAAACCGGCGATGATGGTGGCAAGTTCTGTGCTGTGGGAGTGTAGTCATAAGCAGTGACTTTCCGAGGTATTGCAGTTCTGACACCTCTGCTCCGCAATATAATGGGagaactgtgtgcatgtatctgtatatacagtatgtaacaaGCCCTGTTAGCACAGTTATTAGCAGCATCATCTTAGCTACGTCCACCATTGCAGAGATCCGTCTCATGTAAACAAAGGTGATAGCGGCGCACAATCTGATGTCAAATAAACGAGACAACAGTGCGCACTCcgacgtcacaagccaaaaaaaaacaccgtTTTCACCGGCTACACGACACCAATGCAACTGGAGTTTCTAAAAAAATCTTCACCCTGGCAGGAGTTTTGAAAAAGGTTCGGTTTCAGTGACCTGATACTGCGTTGGCGTGTAGACGAACGACCTAACCGTCTAGAAAAAGCTGCGGTTATGAAAATACCTGTGTTCGTGTGGACCAGGACCTTAGtcacaaagaaaacaaactgcTGCGCCAATATGAAAACCTtatcagatagatagatagatggatagatggatactTAGCTTAAAGCGTatctctcgccaaaatgcaacctaggggctttttgtgaatgtacctgagtcaaactttcgtttaaaagcatatttaggacggaagagccgtaccgtattttcgtttttgggtcaaatggccttttgaatgggagtgctaggggcactttgatgctagcctcaaaatagatatttttaaaacgctaagaaggctcaacacaacatgagactttgctccaagtctcaccaggggctctacagcTTAAGGAAAGCATTAAGaacattggttgtgttcacagagtttactaaaaagaaagaaaggttttgaacaactcaccatagctcttgttgtttgactcgggtacattcacaaaaagaccctaggttgcattttggcgagagttacgctttagggccctgacacaccaaccagacggccgaccgtcggcagtaaagccagtcgaactgatcagtcgggtccccgaggtccaaaaaaatgcctcagaacacactgaggcgacgccgacttgagagtacgctctgcgcgtgcgcgaaacgtaacacgtctccatagcagcaggcggcgctgctctgtattgtttccattaacagtctgattatttcccagaaaatgaaaaccggcagctgattggacgaacgcgtcacgtggttcttttttctctggaaattcacagccagactgtcatggcggctcgatcagaatacgatctcatattggactaaaatagttcaccgaaacgtgtttctgaaaacattttaagagagaaataggccgtgcagttgctgaatctgtcttcatttcagatcaacaaaggtcagtttaaaagattttcctcagattttgagCTCATCTGCTCCCCATATccggtgagtcccgactgccctgtccccgactgaacatgtcaggtcggcccaaatgaaggccgacggctcctcggatggccgacggcacgggacacaccgaacagacttgagtcaccgacctcgccagacagcCCGACGCCCAATTaacgggctggtgtgtcttctctcataaagacatcacacacaacatacacatacatcataaacaggatgataaaacaacaaatccacatgaataatatggacaataaaagaaaagatactaaacaACAAATCCACGTGAATAGCAGGTTTTAAGCGGACCAAATTTGCGAGCTGAAGAAGACATGGCAAAGTCTAaaccaggggtctcaaactcgcgATGATATTTTGTGGCCACCCCCTAATTGACATCAAAGTGTAGTGTCAGTGCGGCTCGCgcgttgttctgaaacgcacCTGTTTGCTGAGTCGTTGCGTGTGCCGCGCTTGCCAcgctgttattttattttttttatcacttacgGGCTACCATAGCTAGTCTCGTGACCGCTTCCTGCGGCGTTTGTTGTCAACGGTTGTCAAGCTAGCCAACCGTGAAGTACCTGGGGAAGGATCAACGTTAGTCGCTTGGTTGAAACGTCTTCCAGAGTGACGGAAAATATCTGCCATCACCCAGTTCCAGTCATGTCTCTCTCAAAGAGAAAGGTTGGCGACGAGCTcaggcaatttcagtgaaagtgggagacGGAATATTTTGTTATCGAGCACAGGGGCACCCCTACATGTCTCATACgcacagagaaagttgcggtgttcaaggaatatgacatcagacgtcattactcaactagacatgctgaggagtatACAGCATAccagggagaggagagaaaaaaccgggtcgccaatcttaaaaaatgtctattgaggcaacaagatttatttaagaaagcaaacaaagaatacttttgttgaatacttgacgcggcccagcctgacccacactctgcctcgagcggcccccaggtaaatggagtttgagacccctggtctaaaCACTGCAGGAAAAAAACAGTCATAGCTTAGAGGCGCATTACCTTTAGAAAACAAGCCGAAAGAATCACTGCGGACTCTCTACACCCTCTCTTTCCTGAATATGAATTTCTGCAATCAGAAAAAAGATTCTGTGTGCCGAGATGTAAAACAAACCGAccaaagcaggggtcttcaacgttttttaagccaaggaccccttgaGAGATTGAGCAGGGACCCGCTACtagatatattgtataaaatgaagtagtatattaaactgggcctacaataacgtatAGGGCGGCCtaaaagcctttatacataccatttttgcatagaatactaagctatttaaATAGCCTTTATAATTGTtgccatgattttataaatcattttaaaacatacatgtggctagggctgaacgattaattgcatttgcgataatatcgcgatatgttaaaacgcgatttcctaatcgcaaaggctgcaatttggtcacatgactcgcgagagcaaatcagtctgcactccgcagagaaagcatcaactagcacgctaacgctacgtcgtacctggagctgatttctgtcattcaaacaactctgagttgtagtttaaaacttttacagccattttaataaaatgaagggttttattctggttcgagtccatacgtgcagttaatggatacaggcacgcagaactgaaggctcggttagcaacgattagctctgattagcggttagctccggttagcggttagctccgttataaagatatgagtggaggagctgccactgagaggggtaacaaccacactgataaatgacgttcggggagcttccacagcagcgtggccgcggtgtttcaacagttttattagtccagttaatcccacggcaagaacaccagcaacatgctaacgtaacgatagcctctctgaacaagaacaccagcaacatgctaacgtaacgatagcatctctgaacaagtgcacacggcagcacgcaacttcacgagggggaggggctggaggcagctcctctctggagactgtaaaaaaaataaaaaatacactggtgtgtgtgtgtgtatatactataattttacttttttaactgtctagtgtgtaattgtgtgttgttcatactataaaatgatttgtttttctttgttgaataatacagaagacaaagcttaaaaaaataatcgaatcgaaatcgcaatatttggggaaaaaaatcgcaattagattattttcaaaaatcgttcagccctacttgtggcacagtaaatctttaggattaactgtatctttggatggctaccttagtgactataCCTCACcaataggccagtaagcagtggggatttatatttgctaataatatgttggatcatttgaaaaaactttcaaaaatcaaCAGtcatttggaggccccccttcATTGACtatgaggaccccctaggggtcccggaccccctgttgaagatccctggacTAAAGTTATCGTTTATCCCAATTTCCATCAAGCTGCTGAACTccaaccagtccctccagaaaaacatgattatgtgatctcataattcaatgcataatcagccaaagtccgcatatttatgcggaaatctgcaattttaccgcataaattgcagatttccgcgcaaaatatgcggtgcttgcatgatttcataatccccgcattttcgttgcaaaaaagtcacatatatcttagcagaaagttgaaaaatgttgcgtttacttcacacgagCAGTACTTAATGAAGAACAGAACGTAATGAAGTGACGtaatgaagtgacgtaattacgcgacgtgaacatcatcaaaagCTGCGTGTTGGAGGTTGAATTTTAC contains these protein-coding regions:
- the LOC116059217 gene encoding E3 ubiquitin-protein ligase TRIM21-like isoform X3, with product MCTKHDKPLELFCKTDQTCVCMICTVLDHKMHDFVPLKEEYEEKKVELGKTEAEIQQMIQKRRLKIQEIKHSVDLSEEDADREIAEGVQVFTSLKESVERGLNELIDTIKEKQKTTEKQAEAFIKELEQEISELMKRSTEVEQVLRSEDHLHLLQSVQSLNIQQPPPTEDWTEVSVRPSSYEGTVVKAVVQLEETLSEEMKKLLEAELKRVQQYAVDVTLDPDTAHPYLILSDDRKQVNYGDVKKNLPDNPERFSYCACVLGKQSFFSGRFYFEVQVKGKTEWDLGVARESINRKGSITLSPEDGYWIIWMANENEYEALDDPSVLLSLKSPPQKVGVFVDYEEGLVSFYDVDAAALIYSFTGCSFTEKLFPYFSPDGNEGGKNSAPLIISPVRGR